A DNA window from Ovis aries strain OAR_USU_Benz2616 breed Rambouillet chromosome 7, ARS-UI_Ramb_v3.0, whole genome shotgun sequence contains the following coding sequences:
- the PABPN1 gene encoding LOW QUALITY PROTEIN: polyadenylate-binding protein 2 (The sequence of the model RefSeq protein was modified relative to this genomic sequence to represent the inferred CDS: deleted 2 bases in 2 codons) — translation MAAAAAAAAAAGAAGGRGSGPGRRRHLVPGAGGEAGEGAPGGAGDYGNGLESEELEPEELLLEPEPEPEPEEEPPRPRAPPGAPGPGPGSGAPGNQEEEEEPGLVEGDPGDGAIEDPELEAIKARVREMEEEAEKLKELQNEVEKQMNMSPPPGNAGPVIMSIEEKMEADARSIYVGNVDYGATAEELEAHFHGCGSVNRVTILCDKFSGHPKGFAYIEFSDKESVRTSLALDESLFRGRQIKVIPKRTNRPGISTTDRGFPRARYRARTTNYNSSRSRFYSGFNSRPRGRVYRGRARATSWYSPY, via the exons atggcggcggcggcggcggcggcagcagcagcggggGCTGCGGGCGGTCGGGGCTCCGGGCCGGGGCGGCGGCGCCATCTTGTGCCCGGGGCCGGTGGGGAGGCCGGGGAGGGGGCCCCGGGGGGCGCTGGGGACTACGGGAACGGCTTGGAGTCTGAGGAACTGGAGCCTGAGGAGCTGCTGCTGGAGCCCGAGCCGGAGCCCGAGCCCGAAGAGGAgccgccccggccccgcgcc CCCCCGGGAGCTCCGGGCCCTGGGCCTGGCTCGGGAGCCCCCGGcaaccaggaggaggaggaggagccgggACTGGTCGAGGGTGACCCGGGGGACGGCGCCATTGAGGACCCG GAGCTGGAAGCGATCAAAGCTCGAGTTAGGGAGATGGAGGAAGAAGCTGAGAAGCTAAAGGAGCTACAGAACGAGGTAGAGAAGCAGATGAATATGAGTCCACCTCCGGGCAATG ctGGCCCAGtgatcatgtccattgaggagAAGATGGAGGCTGATGCCCGTTCCATCTATGTTGGCAAT GTGGACTATGGTGCAACAGCAGAAGAGCTAGAAGCACACTTCCATGGCTGTGGTTCAGTCAACCGCGTTACTATACTCTGTGACAAATTTAGTGGCCATCCCAAAGG GTTTGCGTATATAGAGTTCTCAGACAAAGAGtcagtgaggacttccctggccttAGATGAATCCTTATTTAGAGGAAGACAGATCAAG GTGATCCCTAAACGAACCAACAGACCAGGCATCAGCACAACAGACCGAGGTTTCCCACGAGCCCGATACCGTGCCCGAACCACCAACTACAACAGTTCCCGCTCTCGATTCTACAGTGGTTTTAACAGCAGG CCCCGGGGTCGCGTCTACAG GGGCCGGGCTAGAGCGACATCATGGTATTCCCCTTACTAA